Proteins encoded within one genomic window of Novosphingobium sp. 9U:
- a CDS encoding YggT family protein yields MIFLTLFEIVGYIISVIVMLVIVQFVLSLLISFNVVNIHNDFVAAVWKAVNALLEPLFRPIRRIMPNTGAIDFSPLVLIVGLEILRIILKNLAMASVSGAL; encoded by the coding sequence TTGATCTTCCTCACCCTGTTCGAGATCGTCGGCTATATCATCTCGGTCATCGTGATGCTGGTGATCGTCCAGTTCGTGCTGAGCCTGCTGATCTCGTTCAACGTGGTCAACATCCACAACGACTTCGTTGCCGCCGTGTGGAAGGCGGTGAACGCGCTCCTCGAGCCGCTTTTCCGCCCCATCCGGCGCATCATGCCCAACACCGGTGCGATCGACTTCTCGCCGCTGGTGCTGATCGTCGGGCTCGAGATCCTGCGCATTATCCTCAAGAACCTGGCCATGGCCTCGGTCTCGGGCGCGCTGTGA
- the folD gene encoding bifunctional methylenetetrahydrofolate dehydrogenase/methenyltetrahydrofolate cyclohydrolase FolD — translation MSETVLENSAVNRRIDGKAFAESLRLRVADAAAGFESATGRKAGLAVVLVGEDPASQVYVRSKGKQTLASGMESFEHKLPADTSEADLLALVARLNADQAVDGILVQLPLPAHIDEQKVIAAISPDKDVDGFHVINAGRLAVGQPGFVPCTPLGCLMLLKDRLGSLSGLDAVVIGRSNIVGKPMAQLLLGESCTVTVAHSRTRDLPEVVRRADIVVAAVGRAEMVKADWIKPGATVIDVGINRVPAAEEGKTRLVGDVDYAGVSQVAGAITPVPGGVGPMTIAVLLRNTLVAAHRNAGIPLAADAL, via the coding sequence GTGAGCGAGACCGTTCTGGAGAACTCGGCCGTGAACAGGCGCATCGACGGCAAGGCCTTCGCCGAAAGCCTGCGCCTGCGCGTCGCCGATGCCGCTGCCGGCTTTGAAAGCGCAACCGGGCGCAAGGCCGGCCTCGCCGTGGTGCTGGTCGGCGAGGATCCGGCCAGTCAGGTCTACGTGCGCTCGAAGGGCAAGCAGACCCTGGCCAGCGGCATGGAAAGCTTCGAGCATAAGCTGCCTGCCGACACGTCCGAAGCGGACCTGCTGGCGCTGGTCGCGCGGCTGAACGCCGACCAGGCGGTCGACGGTATCCTCGTGCAGCTACCCCTGCCCGCGCACATCGACGAGCAGAAGGTGATCGCCGCGATCAGCCCCGACAAGGACGTCGACGGTTTCCACGTCATCAATGCCGGGCGCCTCGCGGTCGGCCAGCCCGGCTTCGTGCCCTGCACGCCGCTCGGCTGCCTGATGCTGCTGAAGGACCGGCTGGGCTCGCTCTCCGGCCTCGACGCAGTGGTAATCGGGCGCTCCAACATCGTCGGCAAGCCGATGGCACAACTGCTGCTGGGTGAGAGTTGCACTGTCACGGTGGCACATAGCCGCACCAGGGATCTGCCCGAAGTCGTGCGCCGCGCCGACATCGTCGTCGCCGCCGTGGGCAGGGCCGAGATGGTCAAGGCCGACTGGATCAAGCCCGGCGCGACCGTGATCGACGTCGGCATCAATCGCGTGCCCGCGGCAGAGGAGGGCAAGACCCGCCTGGTCGGCGACGTGGATTATGCCGGCGTATCGCAAGTCGCAGGAGCGATCACGCCGGTGCCGGGCGGCGTCGGCCCGATGACCATCGCGGTGCTGCTGCGCAACACGCTGGTCGCTGCGCATCGCAATGCCGGGATCCCGCTCGCCGCGGACGCTCTGTGA